atcaaataaaaaacaagtatttGAATGATATgccttttaaacaaaagaaagttCAAACTGAACTAATGATGGAAGAAGATATTCCTGAAAACTTACCTATTCCATGTAtggaaaaaaaggaaaaaatatgtttatcatCTGCTATATTGCAAATTCCAATTGAGTCCTTCTTTCGAACCCCAAGCTGTTGTGGAAACCAAAGTAGGTCTACAACCCCTATGTTTGGAGATTGTAAGCCAAATAAAACCAATTCAGATAAGCCTCCCTTGAAACAATTGCATTCTTCAACAAGAGTTCCATTCACAcctcagaaaaataaaattgcatcctACATTTTCTTGGACAAAATGACTAATGAACAAATAGTAAGaattatatttagaatatttaataCTTTCAGATATTTAGCAAACTTTATTTAGTACAtaagtaatttttgtaataacaatttttgtaaatttcatGTTTTTACAGGATGAATCGCAAATGGATTTAGCACGCGCTGTCTATGGTACTGGGTGCTCattaagagtttttgaaaataaactatGGATAGACAGCTTTGCAAAATTGAGACCTGCATTTAAATTACCTAACCGTGATATGTTGTCTAATTCTCTACTTGAAAGGGTTTATAATGAAACCTCAACTACTGTTAAAGAACTTGTGGGAACTGCTTTAAGTGTAGCAATTTTGTGTGATGGGTGGAGCAATATCAGGCAAggaaaatatgatttaaaatagtAGGACTATTTATCTACGTTCTGATTTGTGCACTAGTATAGGAGTATCCAATACCTAGATACTTTTAAAcgttatataacaaaattatgtaaCAATGTAAGCTACACATATATAATTTAGGTGCATTCTAACTTCATGTGTataattcataaataataaaaatcagtaATAAAGACAGATTTTACTATTTACAGGAATGAAGGAAtcattaattttgttgtaaCAGTACCTCAACCTATATTTTGGACCAGCATAGAAACAGGTAGtctttttagattaatttttgttatcatgtCTTCAGAATTGTCAGAtagcaagttttattttatattctccaaagttgtaaagtttttcaaaaatatttaaatttttatagtttattataattattaaacgTATAACTCTTTATTTAGGCGCAGAAAGTCATACTGGCGAATATATggtaaatatagttaaaaaaataatatgcgATGTTGGACCTATGAAAGTTCTTGGTGTTTGTACTGATAATGCAGCCAATATGAAAAAAGCATGGCAACTAATAGTTACTGAATTTCCTCACATACATCCTTATGGATGCCTGGCACATaccttaaatttaatttttactgatGCGAGTAACTTGAAATCAATAGCAGATTCCCAAAGAAATTGCACACTGGTGGTAAAAGGGATAAAgaactttcaaattttatcaGCTTTGTTAAAACAACATCAGCAGAAATCAGGACAAATCATTCAACAATCACTAAAGCTTCCAGTAACAACtaggtttattaaaaattaattttataataaaattaaacataaaaacataagaaataaaacataaaaagtattattataaatttttaaaaaatttata
This genomic interval from Hydra vulgaris chromosome 01, alternate assembly HydraT2T_AEP contains the following:
- the LOC136074927 gene encoding uncharacterized protein LOC136074927 produces the protein MPGRKKCFVATLFNEAPLESGGSKIQQVICKFCSLKLSKNGTRMTEHIAKCMKCGDQIKNKYLNDMPFKQKKVQTELMMEEDIPENLPIPCMEKKEKICLSSAILQIPIESFFRTPSCCGNQSRSTTPMFGDCKPNKTNSDKPPLKQLHSSTRVPFTPQKNKIASYIFLDKMTNEQIDESQMDLARAVYGTGCSLRVFENKLWIDSFAKLRPAFKLPNRDMLSNSLLERVYNETSTTVKELVGTALSVAILCDGWSNIRQGKYDLK